From the Cydia splendana chromosome 6, ilCydSple1.2, whole genome shotgun sequence genome, the window GTGGCCAACGCGTACACCATGCGGGTGTGTCTCAACATTGCCATTACGCAAATGGTGCGACGGAAGGCCGCATCCACCGGCTACAATGAGGGTTCGTGCCCGGCTGAGATCGAGGAAACCACGGCCGATCCTAATGTAAGTATGTGGCAAGGTTTTTAGTCTGTAACCAGTGTAACCACCATTCGGGTATGCCTCAGCGTCGCCGTAACAGATGCAGATGCTTTGGTGGGCAATTCCGCCGACTTTGATGATGGTTTTTACCGAGGAAGAGGTTAAGAAATCCACGCCGGACTTTAATACGAATAGATGGTAGGATAGGAATTGTAATCGGTGAATTTCGTACTTACGAACCGCGGTGACCACGGGTGATCCTACTTAATACGTAGGTAAGttagtattaatattacaatCTCTAATCCAATAAGCGGTGACGGTTACCTGTATAAATCCACGGGTAATGTTCGATCTAATGTGCTGGCTTACCCTGGAAAATCAAGATCGGTAGGTAGTAAAAAGATGCAATGCGCTGATAAGATCAAATCCTACCACCATTTATACTACTTACTAACTAGAAAATTTTCGAATAACTTGTCCACTAAATTAGGTTAGACACTTAATTATTTACCTAACTACAAATGCCTACTTACCTATTAGTTGTGTCATTGTTGATTGAGCTGTGGGCGTCTGTGAAATTGAGACATATCACAATACGGTCATCGattattaattacttttatattcgatacctacctattaaaataTATCTTCACATATTAAATAGGTTAATAGTTCCGTAACTCTAATTACTATCGTGTCATAATGTCATAGTGTGATGTGTATTGTGTGGGTGTAGCCAGGACTGCGAATGTAAAACCATGATGATGTTGATGAGTCCCTAAAAACTTTTCCAGGACTTAAGATTAGAatagtttttaataaataataacacaaGAAATACAGTTAAGTACAAGTAATATAATAACAATTTGTAGGCGTCCGTTGGTAATTGAGAAATTACCGGAATATGTACTTACACCGCCGCGTTAACAACCTGATATTTTTttcaagatataaataaaacaagaccgaagtgatcccataagtgttccgtgaacaaagttttgtacggaacactaaaaaataCCAAAGAACATTTAAATATCATTTGTGTTTATCTTTCCAGGATTTATCTGGTTTCGACTGGAACGAAGAAACCCAAGGAATAATACTCAGCGCGTTCTACTACGGGTACATAGTGACGCACTTGCCTGGAGGCATGCTGGCCGAGAGGTTCGGCGGCAAATACTCGCTTGGTTTCGGGGTGCTAAGCACGGCCGTGTTCACCTTGCTGACGCCGTGGGCGGTCAGCATGGGGGGCGCCACTGGACTTATTGTGCTGAGGGTTCTGGAAGGACTGGGAgaggtaagttttttttttgtattagtgCTCACTTGCGTGCTTTGAGCACTGTAATCTTCACGTAGCTAATACTATTGAGTATTGAGTCGAAGGTGCTCGAAGGAAAGGTGAACACAACTAATCTAATGTACAAACAACCGAAGCGTGCACCAGAACTAAAAAAAGAAAGTGACCACGGCAATACTGCCATAACATCCTACCATACGTTTCCCTAAAGGTTGGTTTTAGATTAAGTTTATGACCCTCGATACCTACCATTGCCTGATCATTGCCGGAGAAATAAGAATTCCTACGAACATATTGAACATAGATCATAATACGTCTTGGATTATAATAAAACCTTTGATCGTTTCAGGGTACCACATTCCCAGCATTAAACGCCATGCTGGCTCGCTGGGCCCCCATCACCGAGCGGGGCCGGATGGGCTCACTAGTGTTCGGAGGAGCGCAGATCGGAAACATCGCCGGCACTTACCTTTCCGGGCTCATCATGAAGGAGACTGGCGACTGGCAGTCGGTGTTCTACCTCTTCGGTGCTGTTAGCATACTGTGGTTTATTCTATGGGTAAGAAGAAACCACGTACTAGCACTGCTAAGAAATATGTACGGAAACGTGAGAAATACAATGGGCAAGAAAATTATGAGGTGCACTAGATACCTCTTGTTAACCTGCACCTCCCAGACTCCTTATGTAACAGCAGATTGCTAGGTATCATACCGAGAAAGGTGTATTGTATAAGGTGTATGTataagataggtaggtacagtcggcATCAGATATATCGCCTCTACCGCCTTGactagaggcgtgttcagatatttgtgtgcGCCTTGGCTGTTCCGATATACttatctgatagcgactgtacaTAATGTTTGCTATTTGATGAATAAAatttaagtataggtacttgttataaaaaataaatttcttGTAAAACTCTCACGTGTCTCGAATTGACAAATTTTCGCCCTACTCTAAATCACCTTGGTGTTGCGTTGACATATAGTTTTACTATCAATTCATATGGGCCCACCACCACACTAATACCTACTGTACGGACATGAAGTACTATCATAACAATAAAAGCGAAGTGAAGTTATGAATTCGATTTTTTAACAGTCGGTGCTCTGTTACAACGACCCCGAGTCCCACCCCTTCATTTCCGACAAGGAGAAGAAATATCTGGAGGAGGCACTGGGCAGCCACCGAAACAGTCAACCTTCGTCCATCCCGTGGAAGGCCATCTTCATGTCTGTGCCGTTGTGGGCCCTTGTGTGTGCCCAGGTGAGTTAATAAACAGGTCCAACTACTTAGCAAATAATTATTGATTTACCTCTTCATGCTCTTTACCTCCTATTTATCTTAACTAGTGGCATCTtagagtaggtaagtattagtAGTCTCGATTAATTGCTGTTATACAACACATTAACACTTGACCAAATAGATAAGTACTTCCATGAGTTAATTTAATTTCGACATTAAACTTTTATAGTTCCTGGTAGGCTATTAATTACACCAATATGTAATGTTCGAGTACCTAtactacctatttattataCCGGTAAAATTATcttgggggctattcataaattacgccatttcaaattagggggggggggggggtctggacatcagatgatggtagcatgacgtaggaggaaacggggtcatgattttagggggggggggggtccaaaatcgtcaaaaaacgatgatgtaatttatggacagccccttacctATCATTATGAAAATTTACGGTGAAGGAAAGTAACATTTATCACGATAAGGAAGCAACACACATTTGCATAGCTGCTACATGACGGTCCATAGAATTATTCCAATAGAAGTTGATATATTACTATAACTATAATAGGTACATTACCTatctaattatatttattagagTGACATCGGAAGttccttttctcaaaaatggacggcaaagtcgattttgccgtttaaaaaataggtcgcgaagcgcgtagtttatggtcagtcaaaaattaaaaagttaaaaacattgcagtctcgattttgggactgcaatgttgcatacaaattccattatttgtcgagttccaaactttttaaaagttgaaatggccatatcaaatgaaggcacaggcccattaaacagccaaacagatgattagtaccgcgactatttagctgtctcaaataggttggcgtattttcggcagaaaaatacacttctattttttattaaaaaaataaaaaggcggcatagctcattttttcaattgtttctacttttttctgtgaaaatttatacgtaagaacgttgcttttgtaaaatatttgtatgatatttatatttcttgcaccatttttgagaaaagcactatatatgactcggctggaaggctacttgatggcttcggattcaattaaacggactcccaaggtcgtccgtttaaaacgaatcctcagcctgcaagtagctacttccgagcctcgacaataatgtactatttcttcCCGTAAACTCGGCTACTTCGGCATTTCCATCTATACCACCACAGGCACCACATAAAATGGAGCGATAATAATCATGATGTCATCAAACTTACATGAAAGTCCGCTCCTCAGACGTCCTTACCACGTTTCAGATCGGCCATGACTACGGCTACTTCACGATGGTGACGGACCTGCCAAAATATATGACCGGAGTGCTAAAGTTCGACATCCACCGCACTGGGACGCTGGCGGCACTCCCGTACGCAGTCATGTGGATATGTTCCATCGTGTTCGGCTGGATGTGCGACAAGATCGTCAAGCACAACTGGATGACGGTTACTAATGCCAGGAAAACGTTTACAACGATAGGTGAGAACTCTTCAATTATCAAAGATGAAGTTTTCGAACCGATACTGGCTCTTCAGGCAATGCAATCATATTTTATGTTAACTGTAGACGACACCCAGAAGAATAGGTAATATGTATGAATTATCATCAATTATCTATGAATGTAGAAGAAAGGTCATCGTCGTCGTGAGATGTTCCTGTATCTCAGGGCCAATTGTTAATGCAACAGTGAACTACAGCGGATTCTGACTTTTTTGTCACATGCGTGCTGTTCTTTCTCAAtatacatttttctaaaacaatcCTTAATGTTATACCCGTATTAATCGATGACTGTTAATTTTCAGCGTCAGTAGGCCCAGGAATCTGCATGATCCTGGCCTCATACTCCGGCTGCGACACGACGACCGTGGTGATCTTGTTTACCGCCTCCATGGCCCTTATGGGGGCCTTCTACCCCGGCATGAAGGTCAACGCGCTGGACCTGAGCTCCAACTACGCGGGCACCATTATGGCCATCGTGAACGGCATCGGGGCGATCACAGGCATCATTGCTCCGTACTTAGTGGGGCTGCTGACGCCTGATGTGAGTagtgtcaaaataaaattgaaattacCGTCTCGTCGCGGACGTGATATTGCAGTCAAAATCTTAATAAACTTCTATAAACTTCTTGATTACCATGAAATATTTATACTTTAGGCTCAGAGAGCTCTACACATTGAAATTGAAGCACAATCACCGATTGCCACCActataaaatactttttttttcagagcacCTTAGTGCAATGGCGCCTCGTATTCTGGATAACCCTCGCCGTGTTCATCGTGACGAACCTGGTGTTCGTGGCGTGGGCCTCCGGCGACGAGCAGTGGTGGAACATCACCGCCCAGGACCCTCGGAAGCAGCAGGAGGCCGAGATGACGCGATCCGTCAACGCGGAGATCAAATTGTAACTATTAGGATGCACGAATACGAGAGAATTATCTGTATGTGTATTACCTAGTAATACACTAATAACTGGATTAGACATCAACGTCAAAAATTTACCGCTTGGCACCTACCCGTTGCCGGCTGTTGATAAAAATGTGAAAGAGTATAATTTCAATTGTCATCGAAAAAAGCGGCGGACAGTTAAAGTATCGTGCAGAGACAAAATAGTGACGTAATGTAGCTAAAAATggtgcaaaaaataaaataatgaaaattaatGGAGAACATGAGCCGATATTAAAATGTCAGTGAATTACTTTTCTAGGTAACCGACATTCGAACTGGGCCCTTGGGACTTGGGAGTTATTGAATGTGTATGTTAAGAGAActaatgtatgtacctatagacTTAGAGCGTTTTTACGTGtagtatttaaatacatatttaaatgaaattttataTAGGTGTTTTTATATGAATTGACAATGTCGAGGCTTTAGCTAAAGCAGCTTCTTGGAGAGAAAATTGACAAACTTGTGgacattaaaaacaaaaacaaatcagCGGATTATGTGATTGCACATTATACTTATGTTGTCCACTTGGTTAATTATTGCTAC encodes:
- the LOC134791698 gene encoding putative inorganic phosphate cotransporter, which encodes MLTGWQLLLSKFFFVPQRWVMAVMGFLAVANAYTMRVCLNIAITQMVRRKAASTGYNEGSCPAEIEETTADPNDLSGFDWNEETQGIILSAFYYGYIVTHLPGGMLAERFGGKYSLGFGVLSTAVFTLLTPWAVSMGGATGLIVLRVLEGLGEGTTFPALNAMLARWAPITERGRMGSLVFGGAQIGNIAGTYLSGLIMKETGDWQSVFYLFGAVSILWFILWSVLCYNDPESHPFISDKEKKYLEEALGSHRNSQPSSIPWKAIFMSVPLWALVCAQIGHDYGYFTMVTDLPKYMTGVLKFDIHRTGTLAALPYAVMWICSIVFGWMCDKIVKHNWMTVTNARKTFTTIASVGPGICMILASYSGCDTTTVVILFTASMALMGAFYPGMKVNALDLSSNYAGTIMAIVNGIGAITGIIAPYLVGLLTPDSTLVQWRLVFWITLAVFIVTNLVFVAWASGDEQWWNITAQDPRKQQEAEMTRSVNAEIKL